One segment of Halomonas sp. TD01 DNA contains the following:
- a CDS encoding DMT family transporter, giving the protein MSSTDALRLLLLSSLWGLSFIFMRVAAPEFGPVPLVLIRMGIGALLLVPLLMSLRYLTLIWQHKGSLLILGIINHVLPFSLLALATTRLEAGFTSLINATTPIFTALLGAAFFATPIQRQQYLGLALALFGVYVLSADRLDFALGGDGWFIVAVLGATFCYGLAGNYSKTRLSHLPSRVLAAGSSAMSALVLLVPGLLLWPSEPVSVLAWGNALALAMLSTTLAFLLYFGLLASAGATATSTVTFLIPVSALLWGYLLLDETLSLQVVTGMVITLSGTAIATRLLKFRSRGALTPPRPPHE; this is encoded by the coding sequence ATGTCATCGACTGATGCGCTGCGCTTACTACTGCTGTCTTCGCTATGGGGGCTATCTTTTATTTTTATGCGCGTCGCAGCACCGGAGTTTGGTCCAGTCCCGCTCGTGCTAATAAGGATGGGCATAGGCGCACTGCTTTTAGTGCCATTGCTAATGAGCCTGCGCTATTTAACGCTAATTTGGCAGCATAAAGGTTCGCTATTGATACTGGGTATCATTAACCATGTGCTACCTTTTTCATTACTGGCGTTGGCAACGACTCGTTTAGAGGCGGGTTTTACGTCGCTTATTAACGCCACTACACCGATTTTTACCGCGTTATTGGGCGCTGCTTTTTTTGCCACACCCATTCAGCGCCAACAATATCTAGGGTTAGCGTTGGCGTTGTTTGGTGTGTATGTGCTTTCTGCTGATCGGCTAGACTTCGCCCTAGGCGGCGACGGCTGGTTTATTGTTGCCGTACTCGGCGCAACGTTTTGTTATGGGCTTGCCGGTAACTACTCGAAAACGCGCTTGAGTCATCTACCCAGCCGCGTGCTGGCGGCCGGTAGCAGCGCGATGTCAGCACTGGTGTTACTAGTACCTGGTCTGCTGCTCTGGCCAAGCGAGCCAGTCAGCGTGCTTGCCTGGGGTAACGCCCTGGCGCTGGCGATGCTAAGCACCACCCTCGCGTTCCTGCTTTACTTCGGTCTATTAGCCAGTGCAGGCGCTACCGCCACGTCAACCGTCACTTTTTTGATTCCCGTCAGCGCGCTGCTGTGGGGATATTTACTGCTTGATGAAACGCTTAGCCTTCAAGTGGTGACTGGGATGGTGATTACCCTGTCAGGCACCGCCATTGCCACCCGGCTATTAAAGTTTAGGTCTCGCGGTGCGTTGACACCACCTCGTCCCCCACACGAATAG
- a CDS encoding MOSC domain-containing protein, with protein sequence MKITQLTVYPVKSLKGISVTQSELHGHGLAWDRRWMLVDAQQRFVTQRQLPGLATIAVELTDQALVLSHPKVDPIAISLEDPQGNLRLVKVWSDHCKALPESDDVSRWLVAALGEQAQGISLVRFATEFTRSVEEDFLAGGEAHTYFSDGYPFLITTTGSLDALNQALVANGQSPVPMNRFRPNIVIDCDDAWAEDQWATLAGEGGYELTLRKPCQRCKITTVDQHTGTIPAQAEPLKTLLSLNTQPHLKGAHFGQNATLTTGQGGTIRVGDEVVSTHRET encoded by the coding sequence ATGAAGATTACCCAGCTCACGGTCTATCCGGTTAAATCCCTGAAAGGAATTAGCGTTACTCAAAGTGAACTCCATGGTCATGGGTTGGCCTGGGATCGCCGTTGGATGCTGGTGGATGCACAGCAGCGTTTTGTCACTCAGCGCCAGTTACCAGGGCTTGCCACCATCGCGGTTGAATTAACCGATCAAGCATTAGTGCTATCTCACCCGAAGGTAGACCCGATCGCGATTTCCCTTGAAGACCCCCAGGGCAATTTACGCCTTGTAAAGGTGTGGAGCGATCACTGCAAAGCACTGCCAGAAAGCGACGACGTATCCCGCTGGCTTGTGGCGGCGCTGGGGGAGCAAGCACAAGGCATCAGTTTGGTGCGCTTTGCTACAGAGTTTACGCGTTCTGTTGAAGAGGATTTTCTGGCGGGAGGCGAGGCCCATACCTACTTTTCTGATGGCTACCCTTTTCTGATAACCACCACCGGCTCTCTGGATGCTTTGAATCAAGCACTTGTTGCCAATGGGCAATCCCCTGTACCGATGAACCGTTTTCGGCCGAATATTGTGATCGACTGTGATGATGCCTGGGCGGAAGACCAGTGGGCAACACTCGCGGGTGAAGGCGGCTATGAGCTGACGCTTCGTAAGCCCTGTCAGCGCTGCAAAATCACCACGGTTGATCAGCATACTGGCACCATACCGGCGCAGGCAGAACCCCTCAAAACACTGCTTTCTCTGAACACTCAGCCTCACCTGAAGGGAGCTCACTTTGGCCAAAATGCCACGCTGACCACAGGGCAAGGAGGCACTATTCGTGTGGGGGACGAGGTGGTGTCAACGCACCGCGAGACCTAA
- a CDS encoding TRAP transporter substrate-binding protein, which translates to MTTIWRSTLTLVGATTLTFGMAHAQSPELSDPPAIEGEVVADHGSHTLRMGIGLSETSPQFLSSQYFGEILEQRTDGRITVNVFPNSQLGDDVQMMEMLQTGTLDMTYPSSSATTGYVQALSAFDLPFLLPSREAAVAVMQSDVAQGMLDAFEGTGLKALAFSENGYRQLSNSARPVESPEDVAGLDVRGLSVRTMQNPVHLAIWEALGANPTPMAFGELFSALEQGVVDGQENPWSTILTSNFNEVQDYGTETRHVYTPFIMMLSERTWNRMAPEYQELVQEAARQSAEYEIQLSAEYDDWSREQLEARGMQITRLDDEQLAAFQDAVQPVYEEWAPRIGEDLIAEIQQIVEENSH; encoded by the coding sequence ATGACAACGATTTGGCGCAGCACGCTTACTCTGGTCGGTGCGACCACTCTGACTTTCGGCATGGCACATGCTCAAAGCCCTGAACTTTCTGATCCACCTGCGATTGAAGGCGAGGTAGTGGCTGACCACGGAAGTCACACTCTGCGTATGGGCATTGGGCTGTCCGAAACATCGCCGCAGTTTCTGTCTAGCCAGTACTTCGGTGAAATTCTTGAACAGCGCACAGATGGCCGTATCACGGTCAATGTTTTCCCTAACAGTCAGTTGGGCGATGACGTCCAGATGATGGAAATGCTGCAAACCGGCACGCTGGATATGACCTATCCTTCAAGTTCGGCTACCACCGGTTATGTGCAAGCGCTCTCTGCGTTCGACCTTCCATTCCTGCTGCCGAGCCGCGAAGCAGCGGTTGCTGTTATGCAGAGTGACGTTGCCCAGGGAATGCTAGATGCGTTTGAGGGCACCGGCCTGAAAGCACTAGCTTTCTCTGAAAATGGCTATCGCCAGTTGTCTAACAGCGCACGCCCAGTGGAATCACCTGAAGATGTTGCTGGCCTGGATGTTCGCGGCCTGAGCGTACGTACCATGCAAAACCCGGTTCATCTGGCAATTTGGGAAGCGCTGGGTGCCAACCCAACGCCAATGGCCTTCGGTGAGCTATTTTCAGCACTTGAGCAAGGCGTTGTGGACGGCCAGGAAAACCCGTGGAGTACTATCCTGACCTCTAACTTCAATGAAGTGCAGGATTACGGCACCGAAACACGCCACGTTTATACGCCATTTATCATGATGCTCTCTGAGCGTACCTGGAACCGCATGGCACCTGAGTATCAAGAGCTGGTGCAGGAAGCTGCCCGTCAGTCGGCTGAGTACGAAATCCAACTTTCTGCCGAGTATGACGACTGGTCGCGTGAACAGTTAGAAGCACGTGGTATGCAAATCACCCGTTTAGACGATGAGCAGTTAGCCGCTTTCCAAGACGCAGTACAGCCTGTTTATGAAGAGTGGGCGCCGCGTATCGGTGAAGATCTGATCGCTGAAATTCAACAAATCGTGGAAGAAAACAGCCACTAA
- a CDS encoding gluconokinase — protein sequence MNKPSHRILVMGVSGSGKSHVGQQLAAELGAAFIDGDDHHSPANVAKMASGTPLNDDDRRDWLSTLADLFAAHKARNASVVIACSGLKKRYRDRLREGDSALRVLYLEGSHALLRERLETRAGHFFKGDSMLASQLADLEPPSSDEAVTVSIALSPDEIVERFTAALAPSLRVN from the coding sequence GTGAATAAGCCATCACATCGTATTCTTGTCATGGGCGTTTCTGGGTCAGGAAAATCTCATGTTGGACAGCAGTTAGCGGCAGAACTGGGGGCAGCGTTTATTGACGGTGACGACCATCATTCACCGGCAAACGTGGCGAAAATGGCCAGCGGTACGCCTCTGAATGACGACGATCGTCGTGACTGGCTGTCAACGCTTGCTGACTTGTTCGCAGCGCATAAAGCGCGCAATGCCTCTGTAGTCATTGCCTGTTCCGGTCTTAAAAAACGCTATCGGGATCGTCTGCGTGAAGGTGACTCCGCACTGCGTGTTTTATATCTGGAGGGAAGTCACGCGCTACTGCGTGAGCGGTTGGAAACCAGGGCAGGGCACTTCTTTAAAGGCGACAGCATGCTGGCAAGCCAACTTGCCGATTTAGAGCCGCCAAGTAGTGATGAGGCAGTGACCGTATCCATTGCACTATCGCCTGACGAGATTGTTGAGCGCTTTACGGCAGCGCTAGCGCCCTCGCTGCGCGTTAATTAG
- a CDS encoding MotA/TolQ/ExbB proton channel family protein, with translation MDLATLIGLVGAAVLVGASVIMGTSPEVFMNPTGLLLVVGGSLFVVLAKFSITQFKFALKAAARAFKFQLPSVQASIDELVELAKVARREGMIALESREVNSPFLKKGLQMLADGYSAEMIKDMMEKERLLTLERNEAGGQVFSALGEVSPAMGMIGTLVGLVQMLSNMGDPSLIGPAMAVALLTTLYGAMIATMIANPIAQKLWVRMNQEAKMQELWIDALIAIKSDKNPRVLEQMLTIYLPPEHRGLPGSGETGPAGERT, from the coding sequence GTGGATCTCGCAACGCTAATAGGTTTGGTAGGGGCTGCTGTGTTAGTGGGGGCCTCTGTAATCATGGGCACTTCGCCTGAGGTGTTTATGAACCCGACGGGGTTGCTGCTAGTGGTCGGGGGAAGCCTGTTTGTTGTGTTGGCGAAGTTTAGTATCACCCAATTTAAATTTGCCTTAAAAGCGGCGGCGCGGGCGTTTAAATTCCAGTTGCCTAGCGTTCAAGCAAGTATCGATGAATTAGTCGAGCTGGCGAAAGTTGCCCGCCGTGAGGGGATGATTGCGTTAGAAAGCCGAGAGGTGAATTCTCCGTTTCTTAAGAAAGGCCTACAAATGTTGGCCGACGGCTACAGCGCCGAAATGATTAAAGACATGATGGAAAAAGAGCGCCTGCTGACGCTGGAACGAAACGAAGCTGGCGGCCAAGTATTTTCGGCGTTAGGTGAAGTGTCTCCCGCGATGGGAATGATTGGCACCCTGGTAGGCTTGGTACAAATGCTTTCCAATATGGGCGACCCTTCTTTAATTGGGCCTGCTATGGCGGTTGCTCTGTTAACCACCTTATATGGTGCAATGATTGCAACGATGATCGCCAACCCGATCGCTCAAAAACTATGGGTGCGGATGAACCAGGAAGCCAAAATGCAGGAGCTGTGGATCGACGCGCTGATTGCCATTAAGAGCGATAAAAATCCACGAGTGCTTGAGCAAATGCTGACCATCTATTTGCCCCCTGAGCACCGTGGCTTGCCAGGCTCAGGTGAAACCGGCCCTGCTGGCGAGCGAACGTAA
- a CDS encoding TRAP transporter small permease produces MTTSSTPPNAVTSEAPTLEDPSVYLNDPNRKLLELDTETRQGPVLFRWLTLAMEYLIGAILAALIVAVSSNVVGRAVFNHSLPWVDELARMLFIWLVFIGAAAAFARYEHIAVDALVRRLPLRVAHMLYFLQHLIITGLMLVMIWGGYQVLTRSSGRSAIMGVPLSLVSLSLVLCVIFIAAVSLWRMWVSVGVIRQPHHHSTDLPGER; encoded by the coding sequence ATGACTACCTCCTCTACTCCCCCAAACGCGGTGACCTCGGAAGCACCGACGTTGGAAGATCCGTCGGTTTATTTGAACGACCCTAATCGCAAGCTACTTGAGCTTGATACCGAGACGCGCCAGGGCCCGGTGCTGTTTCGCTGGTTAACGCTCGCTATGGAGTATTTGATTGGCGCTATTCTGGCGGCGCTGATTGTGGCGGTTTCTAGTAATGTCGTTGGCCGCGCTGTGTTTAATCATTCACTTCCCTGGGTCGATGAGTTGGCGCGCATGCTGTTTATCTGGCTGGTCTTTATTGGCGCAGCGGCGGCGTTTGCACGCTATGAGCATATTGCTGTTGATGCGCTGGTGAGGCGCTTACCGTTGCGTGTTGCGCACATGCTCTATTTCTTACAACACCTGATTATCACCGGGCTGATGCTGGTAATGATCTGGGGTGGTTATCAAGTACTCACGCGTTCAAGCGGACGCTCCGCCATCATGGGCGTACCGCTAAGCTTGGTCAGCCTTTCACTGGTGTTGTGCGTTATTTTTATCGCGGCGGTATCGCTCTGGCGTATGTGGGTCAGCGTGGGTGTTATTCGTCAACCGCATCACCACTCGACTGACTTACCAGGGGAGCGTTAA
- the gntR gene encoding gluconate operon transcriptional repressor GntR — protein sequence MKKKRPTLQDIADRVDATKMTVSRCLRDPDTVSEGLRERIFSVAEQIGYIPNRAPDLLSRATSHSIGVLVPSLTNQVFADVIVGIEAYTEPAGYHLMLSHYGYSPELEERSLASLLSYNVDGVILSDRDHTPRSLRMLETAGIPIVEIMDTRRPPLQQAVGYDNVQAAYDMVSEMIRRGRRQIIYLAVRLDERTRQREQGYRQAMEEQGLMPITLQSSQRSSYSVGAALMQEIQRDHPGADGIFCTNDDVAVGAYFECLRHGVDVPAQMAIAGFHGHDVGQAMTPRLASVITPRQAIGEAAAKTLLSRIRGESLEQQVMDLGYRIEAGKTL from the coding sequence TTGAAGAAAAAACGCCCGACATTACAAGATATTGCTGATCGCGTTGACGCGACGAAAATGACCGTCAGTCGTTGTTTGCGAGACCCTGATACGGTCTCGGAAGGGCTTCGCGAACGTATTTTTAGCGTTGCCGAACAAATTGGCTATATTCCCAATCGGGCACCAGACCTGCTTTCTCGGGCCACCAGCCACTCTATCGGCGTACTAGTACCATCGCTAACCAACCAGGTATTTGCTGATGTCATTGTGGGTATCGAGGCGTATACCGAGCCTGCCGGATATCACTTGATGCTCTCCCACTACGGTTACAGCCCCGAGCTTGAAGAACGCAGTTTGGCCTCACTGCTGTCTTATAATGTGGACGGCGTCATCTTGTCTGACCGCGATCACACGCCGCGTAGCCTGCGGATGTTGGAGACAGCAGGTATTCCTATTGTGGAAATTATGGATACCCGTCGCCCGCCACTGCAGCAGGCGGTGGGTTACGATAACGTTCAGGCGGCTTACGATATGGTGAGTGAGATGATCCGTCGTGGCAGGCGCCAGATAATTTATCTTGCCGTGCGCCTGGATGAGCGGACACGTCAGCGCGAGCAAGGCTATCGCCAAGCCATGGAAGAGCAGGGCTTAATGCCGATAACGCTGCAGAGCAGTCAGCGCTCTTCCTATAGTGTTGGGGCGGCGCTTATGCAGGAAATTCAGAGAGATCACCCTGGTGCCGATGGCATTTTCTGCACCAATGACGATGTTGCGGTAGGGGCTTACTTTGAGTGTTTGCGCCACGGCGTCGATGTTCCCGCACAGATGGCGATTGCCGGGTTTCATGGCCATGATGTCGGCCAGGCAATGACGCCGCGTCTTGCCAGTGTTATCACCCCCCGGCAAGCCATTGGAGAAGCCGCCGCGAAAACACTGTTGTCGCGCATCCGTGGCGAATCACTTGAACAACAGGTGATGGATTTGGGGTATCGAATTGAGGCAGGTAAAACGCTTTAG
- a CDS encoding aspartate/glutamate racemase family protein, with protein sequence MRTIGVLGGMSWESTQSYYQALNQGVNQALGGFHSAQIVMVSVDFAEIETLQKQGDWQTAGQLLASASKRIEQAGAECLLLATNTMHNVAPAIEAAIQIPFLHIADATGEKCQRDGVTRVGLIGTRFTMEQDFYKARLKERFGIDVVIPNEEERGVVHQVIFDELCHGHINDSSRQRYLDIIASLHQQGAQAVILGCTEIALLVEQHHTQVPLYDTTALHASKAVAWALGN encoded by the coding sequence ATGCGGACTATTGGCGTATTAGGCGGCATGAGCTGGGAGTCGACACAAAGCTATTATCAGGCGCTGAACCAAGGCGTTAATCAGGCACTCGGCGGTTTCCACTCGGCGCAGATTGTGATGGTAAGTGTCGATTTTGCTGAGATAGAAACGCTGCAAAAACAGGGCGATTGGCAGACTGCTGGCCAGTTACTCGCAAGCGCCTCCAAACGCATTGAACAGGCTGGAGCAGAGTGTTTACTGTTGGCCACGAACACCATGCACAACGTCGCACCTGCGATAGAAGCCGCTATTCAGATTCCTTTTTTACATATTGCCGATGCTACCGGGGAAAAATGTCAGCGTGATGGCGTGACGCGGGTCGGATTAATAGGTACCCGTTTCACGATGGAGCAGGATTTTTACAAGGCACGCTTAAAAGAGCGCTTTGGGATCGATGTGGTGATTCCCAATGAAGAGGAGCGTGGCGTGGTGCATCAGGTCATTTTCGATGAACTGTGCCATGGCCATATCAACGACTCATCGCGCCAGCGGTATCTGGATATTATTGCGTCGCTTCATCAGCAGGGCGCACAGGCCGTGATTCTTGGCTGTACAGAGATAGCGCTGTTGGTTGAACAGCATCACACCCAAGTACCCCTATATGACACCACCGCCCTGCACGCAAGCAAAGCGGTGGCCTGGGCGCTAGGTAATTAA
- the yghU gene encoding glutathione-dependent disulfide-bond oxidoreductase: MSDNTTYTPPRVWKWEPGNGGKFANINRPIAGATHEKALPVGKHPLQLYSLATPNGVKVTVMLEELLEQGIKQAEYDAHLIQIGEGDQFGSGFVEVNPNSKIPALMDHSTTPPQRVFESGAILLYLAEKFGAFLPNDPAKRTECLSWLFWQMGSAPMLGGGFGHFYAYAPEKYQYPIDRYTMEVKRQLDVLDRHLADNRFMAGDEYTIADMAIHPWYGALVKNRVYEAAEFLEAHTYQNVLRWTEEIDARPAVQRGRMVNRTWGEPNEQLHERHDASDFINKTEDKR, encoded by the coding sequence ATGAGCGACAACACGACTTATACGCCACCGCGGGTTTGGAAATGGGAACCTGGTAACGGTGGAAAATTCGCTAACATCAATCGCCCCATTGCTGGTGCGACCCACGAGAAAGCATTACCCGTGGGTAAGCATCCGCTGCAGCTCTACTCTCTTGCAACCCCAAACGGCGTAAAAGTCACGGTAATGCTTGAAGAGCTGCTAGAACAGGGTATTAAACAAGCGGAATACGATGCTCACCTGATACAAATTGGCGAAGGTGATCAGTTTGGTAGCGGCTTTGTTGAGGTAAACCCCAACTCTAAAATTCCAGCGCTAATGGATCACAGCACCACCCCGCCCCAGCGGGTCTTTGAGTCAGGAGCGATTCTGCTTTATTTGGCTGAGAAATTTGGTGCGTTCTTACCCAATGACCCGGCGAAGCGAACCGAGTGCCTCTCCTGGTTATTTTGGCAAATGGGCAGTGCGCCCATGCTTGGCGGTGGCTTTGGTCACTTTTATGCTTACGCACCAGAAAAATATCAGTACCCGATTGATCGCTATACCATGGAAGTGAAACGCCAGCTTGATGTACTGGATCGCCACTTAGCGGATAACCGCTTTATGGCGGGAGATGAGTACACCATCGCGGATATGGCGATTCACCCGTGGTACGGCGCATTGGTGAAAAACCGCGTGTATGAAGCAGCTGAGTTTCTAGAAGCCCATACCTACCAGAACGTTTTACGCTGGACCGAAGAGATTGACGCACGCCCTGCCGTGCAACGTGGGCGAATGGTTAACCGCACCTGGGGAGAACCTAACGAACAGCTCCACGAACGCCACGATGCCAGTGACTTTATTAACAAGACCGAAGATAAACGTTAA
- a CDS encoding TRAP transporter large permease, translating to MLWIFLAILLASIVIGLPIAFGLGVAALVMAVLSDIPLSIMIEQSIRGVNSFPLLAIPFFILVGEVMSNGGIARRLMELAGALVGFMRGGLGQVAITGSMFFGGISGSAVADTAATGAMMIPSMKQQGYTAANATAINTVSSVIGIIIPPSIPLILYGIVTETSISRLFIAGIVPGLLIGAALMVTTFILASKQGGGVRQFRWDRLWKAFKDAWLALVLPVIVIGGIIGGVFTATEAAVAALLYSLAISLLVYREFKLSELGGMLIRTARLTGMVMMLLAFATVIAWFLTINMVPQTLVRQVQAITQEPFLLLLIVAGLLLLVGFVMDLTPAMVIMAPMLAPIVTSVGVDAAYFGVLMAFILGIGLLTPPVGTCLYVGCGVGKVSMESLVKAMLPYYAALIVVLVVLIAFPGIVTWLPDLTAVRGN from the coding sequence ATGCTGTGGATTTTTCTAGCCATATTATTGGCGTCTATTGTGATTGGTTTGCCGATTGCGTTTGGCTTAGGGGTCGCTGCCCTGGTGATGGCGGTGCTCTCTGATATACCGCTATCGATTATGATTGAGCAGTCAATCCGAGGTGTGAATAGCTTCCCGCTGCTGGCGATTCCGTTCTTTATTCTCGTCGGTGAAGTGATGAGCAATGGGGGAATTGCCCGACGCTTAATGGAGCTTGCAGGTGCGCTGGTTGGCTTTATGCGCGGCGGGCTTGGCCAGGTAGCCATTACCGGCTCGATGTTTTTTGGCGGGATCAGTGGCTCGGCGGTAGCGGATACTGCCGCGACCGGTGCCATGATGATTCCGTCGATGAAACAACAAGGTTACACCGCTGCAAACGCTACGGCGATTAACACGGTGTCGTCGGTGATCGGCATTATTATTCCACCGTCCATACCGCTTATTTTATATGGCATTGTTACCGAGACGTCGATCAGTCGCCTGTTTATTGCGGGGATTGTTCCTGGCCTGCTAATTGGTGCCGCGCTAATGGTGACCACCTTTATTCTAGCGAGCAAGCAGGGTGGCGGTGTTCGCCAATTCCGCTGGGATCGGTTGTGGAAAGCGTTTAAAGATGCCTGGTTAGCACTGGTGCTCCCTGTGATCGTCATTGGTGGCATTATTGGCGGTGTGTTCACTGCCACCGAAGCAGCCGTTGCTGCATTGCTTTATTCGCTGGCCATTTCTCTGCTGGTATACCGTGAATTTAAGCTCAGCGAGTTGGGCGGTATGTTAATTCGCACGGCAAGGCTCACCGGCATGGTGATGATGCTGCTGGCATTTGCCACCGTTATTGCCTGGTTTTTAACCATTAACATGGTTCCACAAACCTTAGTTCGCCAAGTGCAGGCAATTACTCAAGAACCGTTTTTGCTGCTGCTGATTGTGGCGGGGCTATTGCTGTTGGTGGGCTTCGTAATGGACCTAACGCCAGCCATGGTGATTATGGCGCCAATGCTTGCGCCGATTGTGACATCGGTGGGTGTTGATGCCGCTTACTTTGGCGTTCTAATGGCCTTTATTTTAGGTATTGGGCTGTTAACACCTCCGGTGGGCACCTGCCTGTACGTAGGGTGTGGCGTTGGCAAGGTGTCTATGGAATCCCTAGTAAAAGCCATGCTGCCTTACTACGCCGCTTTGATCGTTGTTCTGGTGGTGCTGATTGCGTTCCCTGGCATTGTTACTTGGCTGCCTGACCTCACCGCCGTTCGCGGCAATTGA
- a CDS encoding DUF2798 domain-containing protein, with product MFDPKYAQLIFSFLMALFMSCIMSLVITLYNVGFIDGIIFVWLKAWLFAFAVALPVINLVAPIVRRLVKVLIKHSH from the coding sequence ATGTTTGATCCAAAGTACGCCCAGCTGATATTTTCCTTCTTAATGGCACTGTTTATGTCGTGCATTATGTCGCTGGTGATTACGCTCTACAATGTCGGCTTTATTGATGGCATCATCTTTGTTTGGTTGAAAGCGTGGCTATTTGCTTTCGCGGTTGCTCTACCGGTAATTAATTTAGTAGCACCTATCGTACGACGCTTGGTAAAGGTGCTTATTAAACATTCACACTAA
- a CDS encoding MarR family winged helix-turn-helix transcriptional regulator: MPALDPCSELELDHQLCFALYSTSLMMTKVYKPLLKELGLTYPQYLAMLVLWQEDGLTVGALSKRLLTDPGSLTPLLKRLESDQLLIRKRSLQDERVVELFLTKKGRSLREQARHIPSCVVNASETSVETLNQLKEDLVQLRKSLQKVK, translated from the coding sequence ATGCCAGCGCTAGACCCTTGTAGCGAACTAGAGCTAGATCACCAGCTCTGCTTCGCGCTGTATTCAACATCGCTGATGATGACCAAAGTTTATAAACCTTTGCTCAAAGAGCTAGGGCTCACTTACCCGCAATACCTCGCCATGCTGGTACTGTGGCAAGAAGATGGCCTGACAGTAGGTGCCCTAAGCAAACGTTTACTTACAGACCCAGGCTCGTTAACGCCGCTGCTAAAGCGGCTTGAAAGTGACCAGCTACTTATCCGAAAGCGTAGTCTTCAAGATGAGCGTGTCGTTGAATTATTCCTGACAAAGAAAGGCCGTTCGCTACGTGAACAGGCTCGCCATATTCCCAGCTGCGTCGTTAACGCCAGCGAAACGTCGGTAGAAACACTCAACCAGTTGAAAGAGGATTTAGTCCAACTGCGCAAAAGCTTACAAAAGGTCAAATAG
- a CDS encoding organic hydroperoxide resistance protein yields MSIETVAYRAHAHATGGREGHAKSSDGALDVKLSTPKELGGSGGDGTNPEQLFAAGYSACFLGALKHVASQEKVTLPEDTQIDGSVGIGAIPTGFGIEVELKISLPGLEKDVAQTLVDKAHIVCPYSNATRGNIDVTLTLV; encoded by the coding sequence ATGTCTATTGAAACCGTTGCTTACCGCGCACACGCTCACGCCACTGGCGGCCGCGAGGGCCATGCTAAGTCCTCTGACGGCGCGCTGGACGTAAAACTCAGCACACCGAAAGAATTAGGTGGCTCTGGCGGCGACGGCACCAACCCCGAACAGCTGTTTGCTGCGGGCTATTCTGCTTGCTTTTTAGGTGCTCTTAAGCACGTAGCGAGCCAGGAAAAAGTTACCCTGCCCGAGGATACCCAGATCGATGGCAGTGTGGGTATTGGCGCCATTCCCACTGGCTTCGGTATTGAAGTTGAGCTAAAAATCAGCTTGCCTGGTCTTGAAAAAGACGTTGCCCAAACTCTGGTCGACAAAGCCCATATTGTTTGCCCCTACTCCAACGCTACCCGCGGTAATATTGATGTCACGCTGACGCTGGTTTAA